TGTGACCCCGGTAGGATTCAAACCTACAACCGCTGGAGCCGAAATCCAGTGCGCTATTCAGTTGCGCCACGAGGCCATTAATTTAATTTTTTTCGCACAATTCCGGAGATGGTTTTTCCATCTGCCCGGCCAGCCAGTTGTTTAGACACTATTCCCATCACTTTCCCCATATCTTTCATGCCTTCCGCTCCGATTTTGGTAATGGTTTCCATCACTACTTTTTCAATTGCTTCTTCAGATAAAGCTTCCGGTAAGAATTGCGCTAATATGGCTGCTTCAACCAGTTCGGAATCTGCCAAATCCTGCCGCCCTTGAGCTACATATATTGCGGCACTATCTTTTCGCTGTTTTACCTGCTTTTGAATGATTTTCATTTCCTGAGCTGCTGTCAATTCTCCTGCACCTGCCTCAGTTTTTGCTAATAAAAATGCCGATTTCAATGCTCTTAATGCCTGCAAAGCAACCGTATCTTTTGATTTCATTGCCACTTTCATCTGTTCCATTACCTGTTGTTGCAAACTCATATGCTCCAAGTTTTAAAGCTCCAAAGATACAACTCTAATTCTTATTTTTTAAACGTTTTAGATATAGGATATTCTTTTTATAATCGATAATCGCTCTTCCTCTCTCTAAAATATCTGCTCCGATAATCCCATGTACTTCTTTTGCTTTTTGCTGGGTCAATGCACTGTTTACATGAAATAAGTCAAACAATACCAAATGACATTTCTTCGCTTTCCAAAAACCAATTTTCAGGAGGTTGTTTTTAGATTGCAAAGTATCCATATCTATAGCTCCGGCCCCGGCAGCTTTGGTTTCACTTTCTTCTGCTTCCAGCTTAAAATATTCAATTAAATCTAATCCTACGCAGGAATTGGAAGCACCCGTATCTAAAATAAATCTTCCTTTTACACCATTTATTTCGGCTTTCAACTCCAGGTGGTTGGTTGCATTTTTCGTCAAGCGGATACCATTATACCCCTTTTTTTCCAATACTTTTTTCAGACTTGCCATTTAGCCGTATGTTTATAGGTAATAAACAACAAAAATACAACTTTCATGATTACGGACACACATACACATTTATATTCGGAACAGTTTGATACTGACCGGAATATCATGATCCAAAAAGCGAAAAAAGCGGGTGTTTCCCGTTTTTTTATTCCTGCAATTGACAGTTCTTATACCCGGAGGATGTTTGATTTGAAACAAAATTATCCTGAAGATGTATACCTGATGATGGGACTGCACCCTACTTCCGTAAAAGAAAACTACCGGGAAGAATTGGCCCATGTAAGCGAATGGATACACAAACGTGATTTTGTTGCTATCGGAGAGATCGGTATCGATTTGTATTGGGATAACACTTTTTTGCCGCAACAGCAGGAAGCATTTAAAATTCAGATACAATGGGCTAAAGAAAAAAAACTACCTGTTGTAATTCATTGCAGAGAGGCATTCGATGAAATTTTTGATGTTCTGGACACTGAAAAAAGCGATGATCTATTCGGAATTTTTCATTGTTTTACAGGGACTTTGGAACAGGCACACAAAGCAATTTTATATCAGATGAAATTAGGCATTGGCGGCGTAGTTACCTACAAAAACGGAAAGATCGATCAATTTTTAAATGAAATAGACATTCAACATATTGTCTTGGAGACCGATGCTCCATATCTGGCACCAACTCCTTACAGGGGAAAGCGGAATGAAAGTTCGTACATCACGGAAATTATACATAAATTAACTACTATTTACGACTTATCTTTCGAAGAAATTTCCGAAATTACTACCCAAAATTCGAAGGACATTTTTGGAACTTAAAATCGCATATTACAAAACACCTATCGGCATTGCAAAAATCGCGGTAGATGAAAATGGCATTCAATCTATTTCCGTTTTGGAAGAAGACTCTTTATCTTCACAACAATTTCAGTTCAATACACCTGAAAACACAAAAGAAAGTTTTCCCAAATGTATACAAGACGGTATACAACAGTTAGCGGAATATTTTGAAGGTACCCGAACAATATTTGATTTAATATTGAACCCTCAAGGGACTGCATTCCAACAACTGGTTTGGAAAGAGCTCCTGACCATCCCTTTTGCAAAAACCAGTACCTATTTAGAGCAAACTAAAAAAATAGGAGACCCTAAAGCCATCAGGGCAGTTGCTGCGGCAAATGGCAAAAATCCTATCTGGATTGTCATTCCATGCCATCGTGTTATTGGTTCTGACGGTTCACTAACAGGCTATGCCGGTGGTTTATGGCGAAAAAAATGGCTGTTAGAGCATGAATCTCCTGTAAAACAACAGGCATTATTTTAAAATAAGCCTTTTATCTGCTTGCATAAAAAACAAAAAATGAGCTAAAAGCTCTGTTCAAAGAAGCATTACCGTTTTTGAACTATTTTAGTAAAAAATTCGTTTGTATGGTATGATCAAAAACAGCTTCTTATGTATCTTTCTTTTTATGGGAGTTCTTATAAATGCTCAAAACAACTCCGAAGATTTTAGATCTGAAAAAATACGTGTTGTCAAAGATACTGTTCAAATAGATTCTGTAAGTATTAACCCGTTAAAATTCAGATTGTTAGATGCAAAACAAAAACCTGTTCATTTTTCCGAATATCAAGTAAACTACACTGAAGCTTTTCTAATCATCGACTCCAAAAAATACAGGGAAATTACCGTTGAATACTACCGGTTTCCAAAATTTTTAACCAAAGTATACAGTCCGTTTGATAAACGTTTAATTGTTCCTAATACCACAAATACAGGTAAATTGTATAGCCTTACTACTAATAAGAAGCCTTCTGATATAAAACTTTTTGATGGCTTAAAAACAAGCGGCTATATCACGCGCGGACTCACTACAGGAAATAATCAAAATGCGGTAACTAATTCGGCAATGGATTTAACTATTGAGGGCAAACTCTCCAAAGATGTGGCTATCAGAGCTAACATTTTTGATACAAATATTCCTTTACAAGAGAACGGTTATTCGCAAAATATTACGGACTTCGACCGTATTTTTATAGAATTATACAGTAAAAATTGGCGGATTAAAGCCGGAGATGTAAATCTTAAAAATGAAGATAGCCATTTTCTGAATTTCGAAAAACAGGTCGCTGGCTTGGAAGTGGCAGCAATCATTGCTGAAAATGCACGAGTGTCGGCTTCGGGAGCTGTTGTAAGAGGGCGTTTTTCGGCATTTAATTTTGTAGGTATCGAAAGCAACCAAGGACCTTATAAAGTAGTAGGCCCTAACAACGAACCTGCCATTGTCATTATAGCCGGAAGCGATCGGGTGTATGTAAACGGCATTCAAATCCGACGTGGAGGAAATAAAGACTATACCATCGATTATAATTTGGCAGAAATTAGTTTTAACACTACTTACCCTATAACAAATGATATGAGAATTCGTATTGAATTTCAGTATTCGGATATAAATTATACTCGTTTTATTACCTATGAAAAAGGACATTACAAAAGCGACATTTTTAGTGTTAAAGGATATTTCTACAGCGAAAATGATGCAAAAAACCAGCCCGTACAGCTAAGTTTAACCGAAGCTCAAAAACAAATCCTGGCCAATGCAGGAAACAATCGGGAATTGATGGTAGCTGAAAGTGCTTTTATAGATGCATTTTCCGAAAATAGGATATTATATAAAAAAGTAACTGTTGGCACAACCGAAATCTTTGAGTACACTACTGATGAAAACGATGAATTGTATACAGTTACATTTACCAATGTAGGGACTAACAATGGCGATTATATATTAGACCGCACCATAGCCATTGGTACAATTTTCAGTTATGTAGGCTCAAATATGGGGAATTACGACCCGATTGTGCAATTATTTGCGCCGACAGCATTGCAAGTTGCTGTGGCAAATGCCCGATACAGCCCCAATGCAAAAACAGTTATAAATGCGGAAGCTGCCGTAAGTAATAATGATTTGAATTTGTTTTCGGATATTGATGATGATCAGAATAAAGGACTGGCAACAAAAATAAGATGGACACAAATTGTATCAGATAAGAAATGGCAGTTGTTGAGTGATGTAAACTATCAGTTTATCCATCGAAATTTTAGGACAGTGCAACGGTTTCAACCGGTGGAATTCAACAGAGATTGGAATTTGGTAAACCCCACAGGGAATCAGCAACAAATTGCTACACAGATTTCTTTACATGATAAAAAAAAGAACACACTTTCTTATAGCTTTAACCACCTTTCTTTTTCTGATAATTTTAATGGAAGCAAACATGAATTTAATTCCAAAATAAAATTGGACAGCACACGGTTTTATATAAATTCCAGTATGTTGAATAATACATCTGACATACGTGATGACCGTTTTATTAGAATAAAAGCAGCAGCAGAACAACATTTTTCAAAAAGTTGGATGGGCGGTTTTTTCAATTTTGAATCAAATGCCGGAAGGAACAGGAATACATCGGATTTTATAAATACCAGCCACCGCTTTAAAGAATATGAAGGGTATTTTGGTTTGGGAGATACTGCTAAAGTATATGCAAAACTCGGATTCAATTACAGAGATAATGACAGTATCAGATCAAATAATTTTACGGAAATAAATCACAGAAAAACATTTTACATAAACAGCAGGATTGTTCAAAATAAAAATGCAACCTTAAATGTATTTGCTAATTACAGAATTACAAAAAATGCATTTGCGGAAGATGAAAAATCATTACATTCAAAATGGATATATCATCAACGCCTATTTGGTAATTTTTTAAACTTTGGGACTGTTTATGAAACTTCTTCGGGAAATATCCCCCGGCAAGACTATATTTATGTGGAAACAGAACCCGGACAGGGATATTATACGTGGAGAGATTATAACAATGACGGAATTAAAGATTTTGACGAATTTGAAATTGCAGAATTTCAGGATCAGGCAAATTATCTTAGAGTTCCGCTGCCAAATCTCCGTTATATTGCTACTCAAAGGGCAAAGTGGAGTCAGTCGTTGACACTAAATGCCGGTAGGAGGAGCACTGCATCCGGATTTAAAAAAATACTATCACATTTTCAAAATCAAACATTTTTAAATGTGGTAAACGAACAGGAAAGAACCGGCAACACATTTCATTTAAATCCTTTTGACTTTAATGATCGTACACTAATCGGTTTGAACTTACATTTCAGAAACAGCTTTTATTTTAATAGAAACCTACGGAAATACAGTACTGTTTACACCTATGGCTCTTCGAGGGCCAAACAGCAATTTTTTATTGGAAATCAGCGTATTAAAACCAAATTGCATCAAATAGAATTTGCTCATAAAATAGGTACTTACTGGCTGTTGGATGTGATGGGAAAAACTTCTGAAAATAATTTGGAAACGGATAATTTTAATACTAGAAATTACGAGATAAAGGCACATGAAGTGCAACCGAAAATAAGTTATTTACATAGCAAAAATCAACGCTTTTCCGTGTATTATCACTATACATATAAACAAAATCAATTGCAGGATTTTGAAGAACTGAAACAACAAAAATTTGGATTGGAATATGTGTTTACAGGTAAAAAGCAGCAACAGTTAAACGCAAATTTTACAGCTTTTTTTAATATATTCAACGGAAACCCAAATTCTCCCGTAGGTTACCAGATGTTGGAAGGCCTGCAGAATGGTAAAAACTATACTTGGGATATTTTATACAATCAAAAATTAAACTCTTTCCTCAATATAAGCTTAAACTATCTGGGCCG
This window of the Flavobacteriaceae bacterium genome carries:
- a CDS encoding acid protease — protein: MASLKKVLEKKGYNGIRLTKNATNHLELKAEINGVKGRFILDTGASNSCVGLDLIEYFKLEAEESETKAAGAGAIDMDTLQSKNNLLKIGFWKAKKCHLVLFDLFHVNSALTQQKAKEVHGIIGADILERGRAIIDYKKNILYLKRLKNKN
- a CDS encoding GatB/YqeY domain-containing protein, whose protein sequence is MSLQQQVMEQMKVAMKSKDTVALQALRALKSAFLLAKTEAGAGELTAAQEMKIIQKQVKQRKDSAAIYVAQGRQDLADSELVEAAILAQFLPEALSEEAIEKVVMETITKIGAEGMKDMGKVMGIVSKQLAGRADGKTISGIVRKKLN
- a CDS encoding methylated-DNA--[protein]-cysteine S-methyltransferase → MELKIAYYKTPIGIAKIAVDENGIQSISVLEEDSLSSQQFQFNTPENTKESFPKCIQDGIQQLAEYFEGTRTIFDLILNPQGTAFQQLVWKELLTIPFAKTSTYLEQTKKIGDPKAIRAVAAANGKNPIWIVIPCHRVIGSDGSLTGYAGGLWRKKWLLEHESPVKQQALF
- a CDS encoding YchF/TatD family DNA exonuclease — its product is MITDTHTHLYSEQFDTDRNIMIQKAKKAGVSRFFIPAIDSSYTRRMFDLKQNYPEDVYLMMGLHPTSVKENYREELAHVSEWIHKRDFVAIGEIGIDLYWDNTFLPQQQEAFKIQIQWAKEKKLPVVIHCREAFDEIFDVLDTEKSDDLFGIFHCFTGTLEQAHKAILYQMKLGIGGVVTYKNGKIDQFLNEIDIQHIVLETDAPYLAPTPYRGKRNESSYITEIIHKLTTIYDLSFEEISEITTQNSKDIFGT